A part of Anolis sagrei isolate rAnoSag1 chromosome 3, rAnoSag1.mat, whole genome shotgun sequence genomic DNA contains:
- the ATOH7 gene encoding transcription factor ATOH7 — protein sequence MKPCKLSNGMDSESEADIQCRSGAACAAKCGSERLENVAKRRLAANARERRRMQGLNTAFDRLRKVVPQWGQDKKLSKYETLQMALSYIMALTRILAEAERYSAEKDWINFHCEHFHPENCHHEYTGQKSTGEVDPYAQRLFSFQPDHY from the coding sequence ATGAAACCCTGCAAACTCAGTAACGGCATGGATTCTGAATCAGAAGCTGACATCCAGTGCCGAAGCGGGGCTGCTTGTGCCGCCAAGTGTGGCTCTGAACGCCTGGAGAATGTTGCCAAGCGGAGGCTTGCTGCGAACGCCAGGGAGAGAAGACGGATGCAGGGGCTGAACACAGCCTTTGACCGCCTACGCAAGGTGGTCCCCCAGTGGGGACAAGACAAAAAGCTCTCCAAATATGAGACCCTCCAGATGGCCCTCAGTTACATCATGGCGTTGACAAGGATCCTTGCCGAAGCCGAAAGGTACAGCGCAGAAAAAGACTGGATTAACTTCCACTGTGAGCATTTCCATCCGGAGAACTGCCACCATGAGTATACGGGACAGAAGTCCACTGGGGAGGTGGACCCTTACGCACAGAGACTTTTCAGTTTCCAGCCTGACCACTACTGA